Proteins encoded in a region of the Populus nigra chromosome 3, ddPopNigr1.1, whole genome shotgun sequence genome:
- the LOC133689995 gene encoding lipid phosphate phosphatase gamma, with protein MPNPPLKAVTLTHVRYHKGDRLGHFLAWVSLVPVFISLGGFFTHFVFRRELHCMFFALGLIISQFINEIIKSSVQQARPETCALLEMCDSHGWPSSHSQYMFFFAVYFTLLTVEGIGLSQVKNKWAVNFCPWSLAVLTMFSRVYLGYHTVAQVFAGAALGVFLGACWFWVVNNVIYEYFPVIEESKFGRMFYVKDTSHIKNVLKFEYDNARAARKNMADKAN; from the coding sequence ATGCCCAATCCGCCACTTAAAGCTGTGACTCTCACCCACGTACGCTACCATAAAGGTGACCGATTAGGCCATTTCCTAGCCTGGGTTTCACTAGTTCCTGTCTTCATAAGCCTAGGCGGTTTCTTCACTCACTTCGTATTCCGCCGTGAACTCCATTGCATGTTCTTCGCTTTAGGCCTTATTATTTCCCAATTCATCAACGAAATCATCAAATCGTCTGTCCAACAAGCCCGACCTGAAACCTGTGCACTTCTTGAGATGTGTGATTCTCATGGCTGGCCTTCTAGTCATTCTCAGTACATGTTCTTTTTCGctgtttattttactttattgaCAGTTGAAGGAATTGGGTTGTCTCAGGTTAAGAATAAATGGGCTGTTAATTTTTGTCCATGGTCATTAGCTGTTTTGACCATGTTTTCGAGAGTTTATTTAGGGTATCATACGGTTGCCCAGGTTTTTGCTGGGGCTGCTTTAGGGGTTTTTCTTGGGGCGTGCTGGTTTTGGGTTGTGAATAAcgtaatttatgaatattttccGGTGATTGAGGAGAGTAAGTTTGGAAGGATGTTTTATGTGAAGGATACTTCGCATATTAAGAATGTTTTGAAGTTTGAGTATGATAATGCAAGAGCTGCTAGAAAGAATATGGCTGACAAGGCTAATTGA